A segment of the Bombus huntii isolate Logan2020A chromosome 9, iyBomHunt1.1, whole genome shotgun sequence genome:
TACGATTTCTGTACGTTCTGTAACCCATCTCTGAGAAATAATGTTGTTCAAATccaagagaaaaataaactCAAAATGTCAATAAAAGATGGATACTGAAAAAAGGGGCATCTGGTGGTCAACGGCTGCATTGTTTCGGCAACGGCCGCCGATGAGCTCTTGAtggaaaagaaacgaacgaacaCCTGTTATGCATGCCGATGCATGACCTGTTATGCAAGGGAAATAAAATGAACACCATACAATTACCTGCACCTTCTCAGGATGTCGCTACTCAAGTGCGTGCAGGCTTTCCCATCCCTTCCATTTTAACATAAAGAAAGCCAATTGCAATGGTGATTAGAAGATTAGAATTTTGACGGATAACCAATAAATGGGTTTCCTTGATCGTCACAAATTATTTCGAAAGTTATGAATTAGATAATTCACGATATATAGAATTAGTTAATTAGTTTACGAATTAAGACAGAAAGCAAGCTCGCGGTTGctataaaaaatttgaaatataaaatgtctTCTCCGCTTTTGATATAGGAATGTTCAGAGTTCAGGTCTGTTTATATGATAGTGATTCCGACGCATCTTAATCCTGAGTCAAACATGTCGAAAAAGAGATAAACCTGGGCAATTCTTAGAATACACCTACCCCGATAGTATTCTCCATTCGGATTCGAAACAAACAGTATTAAGCGCGGGCTACGGCGTTACAGTTTTGACAAGCAGTTTTCGTATCTAAATATCGCATGCTTATGACAGTTTCATGCGCAGATGCGCAGTAATTATAGGTATTGAACGTATTTTACTCTATGATTTTACCAACCTACATAGTATATACTGGTACATACTATTTGTCTTTTCATTCGTCGCTGTCGGCGGATCTACGTATTGTTTAAGtatcaaaaattaatttataacagtaaAGATGTTACGACATATTTTACAACCAATTGTCCGAAATACACGAAATGGTAAGCTAGTAATATTACTATGTTTTATTCCATGACACCAAGataatatattattgaatAATCTTATATAACATTGAGAATTTGATATTGctgaaaaatgtttaatagCAATTACAAAGCTTagcttatatatatacatacacttTTCTTAACTTTATCATTAGtaatttatttgattaattCTTTTGATACTTTCTGGTATTTAATAAAGAGAaagattttctatttttgcaTAAAATTACTTATAGCCAAGAgaaaagttattttaataatgatttcctatattctattatttattatatttctattaataacatatataacattaaaGGTGTAAGATCATACCATGTACCTAATGAACTTAGACCACCAAGTATGGATGAAGTGCTTGTACCACAAGGCTCGTGGCAGCAATCACATGCTAAAGCTCAACAAAAATATAACTTACAGTTAGCAGCTGGTATCATTATACTTGGTGCTACTATAGCATATGTATGCATATATCAAATAGATTACtgttttaaattttgttaaactatttttacttatattaTCTTAATTTTTAGGGTAGGGTATCTGGATTGCTTTGGCTTAACTTCCGTCCACCAAAACCAGAAGATAGGCCTAAAAGTtctaaataaaatgaattcaaatataatattatagcagataataattataacaattgtATGATTGCTTTATTGTAAAAAGTAATAGTAAAAcatttatgatatatataatccctatattacatttttttaatttatatttacaaataaagtTTAGTAACTTAACATTTACCTTAAAAGATacatatatcttctctatttttaatatctctacattaaaaaaattttcttacatttttaagaaatgtaaaaattattaagaGTAAAAATACCAGAAGTATAtagattgaattttattaaataaataagcttgttttatttatcttatttcacAAGAAGACTCAAACTGAACAAAAATCTAAATAGTTCATATGAAAATTAagtatttacattttcttatcaagaaattacattattttgttattgttatttcaatttaaatattaatatatattatgaaacgtttattttacaactagtaaattattaatttttttcaatgAGATCGAGCTATTTCtgaaaaaaattctaaaatatcttGTATAGTAAATTCAAGAGTTACCATACTATCTGGATAACACCTTTGAATTAGCtcttctatgtatatatactgCGCGATAAATTCACCTTGCATTTCACGCCAAACAacctaaataaaaaattatacaatataaaatataatacagaaaaatgaataaattattcgtatttttaatttacttgtaataaattttcttcttcgcaTAAATGTTTCTCAACCTTTCTGTACAAATTTTCTAAACCTTTTTTAACTTCTCGAGCAGGATACTCTTTTACGACACGTCTAAGTTCTTGTTTACTAAAAGCCATTTGATAGCTAACTTCAGATTCTTTAACTCCAGCACCAACTTTTGCTTGCACGCCTTCAAAGAATAGCTgtaagtatatattatacattataataattaaaagaaatactaTAGAAAGGCTAAGAAAAAAGATTTAAGTCACAAACATTCAGTTTTTCTAGGGGTCTCCCAAAATATTGTGTAACATATGCACGTAAAGCATCCTGATATTTTTGTTTAGCTTCCTTTCGTTCATGGTCAAATATAGGTATTTTTAATTGTGATAGAAGATCATATAAATGGTGAAagttttctaaaatataacacaattatttatttagcgctaataattttaattattaacatacacaatcataattaAAGTATAAAGTTAATAGATTTATCTTACCCATTTTAATAACCTCTTGTGGAGTTTTATGATGTTCTCTGCTATGGATGACAATAGCTTCAAACATTGTACTCACTAATTTAGTATACCACTTCTCAAGATCAACTTTTCTATCTgaatttttaaagattttttCTGCCGTTCTTGCAAATGGTCCAAAATTCTCTACATATGGTAAAATACCACATTTATTTCTGCGATTAACTTTAGTATCAcagagaattgattgtaattgtGTTTGcataaatttatcaaatgCTCTTTTAACTTGAATTAGAGCAGAAGCAAATGTCATAGATAAAAATGAACCAGTGTCTTGCGCTGACATAACATGTTGTGACAAACGTACCAAGACATACATACACCAACTGAAATACTTTTTGCATTAATTATTCTGTAAgcaaattaaacaaaaattaattgtagaaataaaaattttataaaatacttacAAACTATCGATTTTATCCAGAAAggcaataaaattatttaattcagTTTCTAGCGATGGAAATATAGCCGCCATTGTAGCACGCACTTCTTCATTTACTTgtctttctaattttttacttGCTGTAGAA
Coding sequences within it:
- the LOC126869521 gene encoding uncharacterized protein LOC126869521, with the translated sequence MLRHILQPIVRNTRNGVRSYHVPNELRPPSMDEVLVPQGSWQQSHAKAQQKYNLQLAAGIIILGATIAYGRVSGLLWLNFRPPKPEDRPKSSK